In Hymenobacter sublimis, a single genomic region encodes these proteins:
- a CDS encoding DUF6766 family protein produces MPTQPPKSNVLKFLYENSLLLVGGLLVLVTLIGQLFTGWHDYNSELEDMRLLPLTLGAYAQSGHFLEATFENWESEFLQMGLYVVLTIWLRQRGSSESKKLYEEEEVDQEPDPTKEDAPGPVKRGGWQLALYRRSLSIAFFLLFFGSFWLHAKGGAEVYSIEQVHNGKSAVGTLDYMTTSRFWFESFQNWQSEFLSIVSIVGLSIFLRQHGSPESKQVDAAHTETGK; encoded by the coding sequence ATGCCGACACAGCCCCCAAAATCCAATGTTCTAAAATTTCTCTACGAAAACAGCCTCCTACTGGTGGGCGGTTTGCTAGTGCTGGTTACCCTAATTGGGCAGCTCTTTACGGGGTGGCACGACTATAACTCGGAGCTGGAGGACATGAGGCTGCTACCCCTTACCCTGGGTGCGTACGCGCAATCTGGACACTTTCTGGAGGCTACGTTTGAGAACTGGGAAAGTGAATTTCTGCAGATGGGCCTGTACGTAGTGCTGACCATCTGGCTGCGGCAGCGGGGCTCCTCTGAATCCAAGAAGCTCTATGAGGAAGAGGAGGTAGACCAGGAGCCCGACCCAACCAAGGAAGATGCTCCTGGCCCCGTGAAGCGCGGCGGCTGGCAGTTGGCTTTGTACCGCCGGTCGTTGAGCATTGCGTTTTTTCTGCTGTTTTTCGGGTCTTTCTGGCTACACGCCAAGGGCGGCGCTGAGGTTTACAGCATTGAGCAGGTCCACAATGGCAAGTCCGCCGTTGGTACCCTGGACTACATGACCACCAGCCGGTTCTGGTTTGAGTCGTTTCAGAACTGGCAGAGCGAGTTTCTTTCCATCGTGTCCATTGTGGGGTTGTCCATCTTCCTACGTCAGCATGGCTCGCCAGAGTCCAAGCAGGTAGACGCAGCCCACACCGAAACCGGGAAGTAG
- a CDS encoding NAD(P)H-hydrate dehydratase, giving the protein MKILTAAQTRQADAATLLAEGITSAELMERAATAFCHWLQKRLPAHSQRPMHIFCGPGNNGGDGLAIARQLHEAGYQPQVWTLPAAQPSADFTLNRQRLPAGLPCHEIQPETLPQLPARAVVVDALFGTGLSRPLTGAAAMLVKHLNQSEATVVAVDMPSGLLTDAPQSPDSLVVRAHYTVSFELPKLAFLLPQNAEFVGQWEVLPIHLDPTFIHNAPVDNYFVNDNFIRGRLPARNKFSHKGTFGHALLLAGSRGKIGASVLAAKACLRGGVGLLTVRTPAVGYPIMQVAAPEAMALADSATDFVTELPDLKPYAAVGIGPGLGQEHATCEVLRQLLRKTKVPLVLDADALNLLGANPSLLKLLPRESLLTPHPKEFERLVGKPARDDYHRLEQLRTFVREHGCYCVLKGAYTTLAAPDGTLYFNSTGNPGMATGGSGDVLTGLLLALRADKRLSPLDAALLGLYAHGRAGDQAAQQTGEAGLVAGDLIRFIGPVLQELTTPLPGL; this is encoded by the coding sequence ATGAAGATACTTACTGCCGCCCAAACCCGCCAGGCTGATGCGGCCACCCTACTAGCCGAGGGCATTACCTCCGCGGAGCTGATGGAGCGGGCGGCCACGGCTTTCTGCCACTGGTTGCAGAAGCGTTTGCCCGCTCATAGCCAGCGGCCCATGCACATCTTCTGCGGCCCCGGCAACAACGGCGGCGACGGGCTGGCCATTGCTCGTCAGTTGCACGAGGCGGGTTACCAGCCCCAGGTATGGACGCTGCCCGCTGCCCAGCCCTCGGCTGATTTTACGCTTAACCGTCAGCGCCTGCCGGCGGGCCTGCCTTGCCATGAAATACAGCCGGAAACACTGCCGCAGCTCCCCGCTCGCGCAGTGGTAGTTGATGCCCTGTTTGGTACCGGCCTGAGCCGGCCGTTAACCGGCGCAGCAGCAATGCTAGTAAAGCACCTCAATCAGTCGGAGGCTACTGTTGTGGCCGTGGACATGCCCTCTGGGTTACTGACGGACGCTCCGCAGAGCCCAGACAGCCTGGTAGTACGAGCCCATTACACCGTCAGCTTTGAGCTCCCCAAGTTGGCTTTTCTACTGCCTCAAAACGCAGAGTTTGTTGGCCAGTGGGAGGTGCTACCTATTCACCTCGACCCCACATTTATCCACAACGCTCCTGTGGATAACTACTTCGTGAATGATAACTTCATTCGGGGCCGCCTACCTGCCCGGAATAAGTTCAGCCACAAAGGCACCTTCGGGCACGCCTTGCTGCTGGCGGGCAGCCGCGGTAAAATTGGGGCCTCCGTACTGGCAGCAAAGGCCTGCCTGCGGGGTGGGGTTGGACTGCTTACCGTGCGCACCCCGGCCGTTGGCTACCCCATTATGCAGGTTGCGGCCCCGGAAGCCATGGCCCTGGCCGACTCCGCCACCGATTTCGTGACCGAGCTACCAGACCTGAAACCGTACGCCGCCGTTGGTATTGGGCCGGGGCTGGGGCAGGAACACGCCACCTGCGAAGTGCTGCGCCAACTGCTGCGCAAGACCAAAGTGCCGCTGGTGCTGGACGCCGATGCGCTAAACCTACTCGGGGCCAACCCTAGCTTACTGAAGCTACTACCCCGCGAGTCCTTGCTTACCCCCCACCCCAAGGAGTTTGAGCGGCTGGTGGGCAAACCCGCCCGCGACGACTACCACCGCCTGGAGCAACTACGCACCTTTGTGCGGGAGCATGGGTGCTACTGCGTACTGAAGGGTGCTTACACTACCCTGGCGGCCCCAGATGGCACACTTTACTTTAACAGCACTGGCAACCCCGGCATGGCCACCGGCGGCAGCGGCGACGTGCTAACGGGCTTGCTGCTAGCCCTGCGCGCCGACAAGCGCCTCTCGCCCCTGGATGCGGCCCTGTTGGGCTTGTACGCCCACGGCCGGGCCGGCGACCAGGCCGCTCAGCAAACCGGCGAAGCGGGCCTGGTGGCCGGCGACCTTATCCGCTTTATTGGCCCCGTGCTGCAGGAACTCACAACTCCCCTACCCGGCCTTTAA
- a CDS encoding LutB/LldF family L-lactate oxidation iron-sulfur protein — MNPTTTTPLAPTKAHQFLTDSDRKAFDLEHRRKIRFNIGKYNAAVQTGLGFYQDHELARARASYLKTQVINRLDEYLLQFEEKFTAKGGKVIWAQSAEEALFEVGKIMERRKARTVVKAKSMTTEEIHLNKYLEKRGIESVETDLGEFIVQLNGERPYHIVTPAMHLSKLDIADIFVKHLGIEYTDDAQKLVLTARHLLRDKYTTAEVGITGGNFLVADTGAVCVTENEGNARLSATFPKTHIAIVGIEKVIPRLQDLDLFWPLLSTSGTGQQVTVYNTIYTGPRQPLEKDGPEEMFVILLDNGRTNLLAQPDKREALNCIRCGACLNICPVYKNIGGHTYEATYSGPIGSVITPHLSGMAENKHLSYASSLCGACTSVCPVKIPIHNILLRNRQQSVQEGLTDKEERRAISLWLHGMKHRWVWDLAPASAKNWVLSRLLGEVGWSKRRDAVQVAPKTFRQLWKERK; from the coding sequence ATGAACCCGACGACCACCACTCCCCTCGCCCCTACCAAAGCCCACCAGTTTCTCACCGATTCGGACCGCAAGGCCTTTGATCTGGAGCACCGGCGCAAGATTCGCTTCAACATTGGCAAGTACAACGCGGCCGTACAAACCGGGTTGGGCTTCTACCAGGACCACGAACTGGCGCGGGCGCGGGCTTCCTACCTTAAAACCCAGGTCATTAACCGCCTCGATGAGTACTTGCTGCAGTTCGAGGAGAAGTTCACGGCTAAAGGTGGCAAGGTTATTTGGGCCCAGAGCGCGGAGGAGGCCTTGTTTGAGGTGGGCAAGATTATGGAGCGTCGTAAGGCCCGCACCGTGGTGAAGGCCAAGAGCATGACCACTGAGGAAATTCACCTGAACAAATACCTCGAAAAGCGTGGTATTGAGTCGGTGGAGACAGATTTGGGCGAGTTTATTGTGCAGCTGAACGGGGAGCGGCCCTACCACATCGTGACGCCGGCCATGCACCTGAGCAAGCTCGATATTGCCGACATTTTCGTGAAGCATTTGGGCATTGAGTACACCGACGATGCGCAGAAGCTAGTACTCACGGCCCGCCACCTGCTCCGCGACAAGTACACCACGGCCGAGGTAGGCATTACCGGCGGCAACTTCCTGGTGGCCGATACCGGTGCCGTATGCGTGACGGAAAACGAGGGCAACGCCCGCCTTTCCGCTACCTTCCCGAAAACCCACATTGCCATTGTGGGTATTGAAAAGGTGATTCCGAGGCTGCAGGACCTAGATTTGTTCTGGCCCCTGCTCAGCACCAGCGGCACCGGCCAGCAGGTTACAGTGTACAACACCATTTATACCGGCCCGCGCCAACCCCTGGAAAAGGACGGCCCGGAGGAAATGTTCGTAATTCTGCTTGACAACGGCCGCACCAACCTGCTGGCCCAGCCCGACAAGCGCGAGGCCCTGAACTGCATTCGGTGCGGGGCGTGCCTGAACATTTGCCCGGTATATAAGAACATTGGCGGCCACACCTACGAGGCTACTTATTCCGGCCCCATCGGCTCGGTTATCACGCCCCACCTCTCGGGCATGGCCGAAAACAAGCACCTGAGCTACGCCAGTAGCCTGTGCGGGGCCTGCACATCAGTGTGTCCGGTTAAGATTCCGATTCACAACATTCTGCTTAGAAACCGCCAGCAGAGCGTGCAGGAGGGTTTAACCGATAAGGAGGAGCGACGGGCTATTTCGCTGTGGTTGCACGGCATGAAGCACCGCTGGGTCTGGGACCTGGCCCCGGCTTCAGCTAAAAACTGGGTACTTAGCCGCCTACTGGGCGAGGTGGGTTGGAGCAAGCGCCGCGACGCCGTGCAAGTAGCTCCCAAAACGTTCCGGCAGCTCTGGAAAGAGCGGAAGTAA
- a CDS encoding UbiA family prenyltransferase: MLSVRLLLPSARALAQRLRPLTDALLYSSTWLSLAALGLMWATFLFWRVHIPLRLGALIFTATLFLYNLDSVLPYKHGQQPGLSKRKQWMRGHRRELLGLAAVAGLVAAGLFLTDARLSITLFLGHLGAISVLYSMPLVKYNRRWWALRDLPLLKVFLIGYVWAAVTVWIPALYLGRGLQEPVVLILFGRRFLFILALAFVFDIRDYTKDRLTGTRTFPGVFGIQATKLLALAALTTAALLVPPGTPAGHDFVLLMPLLAAAAVIWFAEESRPDYYFALLTDGVMLVQFLAVWWASTGVAARVL; encoded by the coding sequence ATGCTGTCCGTTCGTTTGTTGCTTCCGTCTGCCCGTGCCCTTGCTCAGCGCCTCAGACCACTGACAGACGCCTTGCTGTATAGCAGCACGTGGCTATCGTTGGCGGCACTGGGGCTGATGTGGGCCACTTTCTTGTTCTGGCGGGTTCACATTCCGTTGCGGCTGGGCGCCCTGATCTTCACGGCTACTCTCTTCCTATACAACCTCGATAGTGTGCTGCCTTACAAACACGGGCAGCAGCCGGGCCTCTCGAAGCGCAAGCAGTGGATGCGGGGGCACCGCCGGGAATTGCTAGGGCTAGCCGCAGTAGCCGGCCTAGTAGCGGCGGGCCTGTTCCTGACCGATGCGCGTCTGAGCATTACCTTGTTCTTGGGGCATCTGGGCGCTATTTCGGTGTTGTACTCCATGCCCCTGGTCAAGTACAACCGGCGGTGGTGGGCCCTGCGCGACCTACCCCTGCTGAAGGTCTTCCTGATTGGCTACGTCTGGGCGGCCGTCACTGTCTGGATTCCGGCCTTGTACCTGGGGCGCGGCTTGCAGGAGCCGGTTGTGCTGATTTTATTTGGGCGGCGCTTTCTGTTTATTCTGGCCCTAGCCTTTGTGTTCGACATCCGCGACTACACCAAGGACCGCCTGACGGGCACCCGCACTTTTCCGGGCGTCTTCGGGATTCAAGCCACCAAGCTCCTAGCCCTGGCTGCGCTAACCACGGCAGCTCTGCTCGTGCCGCCAGGAACTCCGGCCGGCCACGACTTCGTGCTTCTAATGCCGCTGCTAGCCGCTGCGGCCGTTATTTGGTTTGCTGAGGAGTCGAGGCCTGATTACTACTTTGCCCTGCTCACCGACGGGGTTATGCTGGTGCAGTTCCTGGCGGTGTGGTGGGCCAGCACGGGAGTGGCTGCCAGGGTACTGTAA
- the sdaAA gene encoding L-serine ammonia-lyase, iron-sulfur-dependent, subunit alpha, with protein sequence MSLLFTDFASWQAHCAATGEPLHQPVLAYEVEQKGRTEEEIWNGLQRAYDVMRDAVHTGLTQNMTSRSGMVNNGAKKIAASPVTVLSPEFKQLVTRALGAKEVNSCMGRVVAAPTAGASGILPGVLVTLQDLHKLEDRTILEGLLVAAGIALIIEQNASLAGAVGGCQAETGSAAAMGSGAIVYCLGGSVEETFAAVAITIQCMLGLVCDPVAGLVEVPCVVRNASAAAIAFSSAQIAIAGVDPVIPVDQCVAALGEVGQSMETRYKETALGGLANTPKGREIEKMVLVQDVQILPDEDAN encoded by the coding sequence ATGTCCCTTCTTTTCACTGACTTTGCCAGCTGGCAGGCCCATTGCGCGGCTACCGGCGAACCGCTTCACCAACCCGTTTTAGCCTACGAGGTAGAGCAGAAAGGCCGCACGGAAGAGGAAATTTGGAACGGCCTGCAGCGGGCCTACGATGTAATGCGCGACGCCGTGCACACGGGCCTTACCCAGAACATGACCTCCCGCTCGGGCATGGTAAACAACGGGGCCAAGAAGATTGCCGCCTCGCCCGTAACCGTATTGTCGCCGGAGTTCAAACAACTGGTTACCCGGGCGCTGGGGGCTAAGGAGGTTAACTCGTGCATGGGCCGGGTAGTAGCGGCCCCAACGGCCGGTGCCTCCGGTATTCTGCCCGGTGTGCTCGTGACACTCCAGGATTTACACAAGCTCGAAGACCGCACCATTCTAGAAGGGTTACTGGTAGCGGCCGGCATTGCGCTGATTATCGAGCAGAATGCCTCCCTGGCTGGTGCCGTAGGAGGCTGCCAGGCCGAAACTGGTTCGGCGGCCGCCATGGGTAGCGGGGCCATTGTGTACTGCCTAGGGGGCTCCGTGGAAGAAACTTTCGCCGCCGTTGCCATTACCATTCAGTGCATGCTTGGCCTGGTTTGCGACCCGGTAGCCGGCCTCGTAGAAGTGCCCTGCGTGGTGCGTAACGCCTCGGCAGCCGCCATTGCGTTCAGCTCAGCCCAAATTGCCATTGCCGGCGTCGACCCGGTGATTCCCGTGGACCAGTGCGTGGCTGCCTTAGGCGAGGTAGGCCAAAGCATGGAAACTCGCTACAAGGAAACGGCTCTGGGCGGCCTTGCCAACACCCCCAAAGGCCGCGAAATTGAGAAGATGGTGCTGGTGCAGGACGTACAGATTTTGCCCGACGAAGACGCGAACTAG
- a CDS encoding HAD family hydrolase, giving the protein MPATPQPYALIFDMDGTIIDNTAFQAKAFQLLFRDLGLTTNARKLLDRLNGMPATNILKTVFAHPVPDKQLKEYAAQREFLYRVLYWDKRRETAGLTAFLQAARAAGFKIALGTGSAADTIGYIIDHLDLRRYFDVVVGKDDVDRGKPHADTYVATSRQLGIPPERCLVFEDAILGEQAAYKAGMRCITLTTTLKAADFQAPLAVIKDFTELTPDKVVELLEQYPATPKPSKELAKRQYMQL; this is encoded by the coding sequence ATGCCTGCTACCCCCCAGCCCTACGCGCTGATCTTCGATATGGATGGTACCATTATCGACAACACGGCCTTCCAGGCCAAAGCCTTTCAGCTGCTGTTTCGCGACTTAGGCCTGACCACCAACGCCCGCAAGCTGCTGGACCGGCTCAATGGCATGCCGGCTACTAACATTCTTAAAACCGTCTTTGCTCATCCCGTTCCCGATAAGCAGCTCAAGGAGTACGCCGCCCAGCGCGAGTTTCTGTACCGGGTGCTGTACTGGGACAAGCGGCGCGAAACGGCGGGCCTCACCGCGTTTCTGCAGGCCGCCCGCGCCGCCGGATTTAAAATTGCTCTCGGCACTGGCTCTGCCGCCGACACCATTGGCTACATCATCGACCACCTAGACCTGCGCCGCTACTTTGATGTGGTGGTAGGCAAGGACGACGTGGACCGCGGCAAACCCCACGCTGATACCTACGTAGCTACCTCGCGGCAGCTAGGCATTCCGCCGGAGCGCTGCCTGGTATTCGAAGATGCCATTCTGGGCGAGCAGGCAGCCTACAAGGCGGGTATGCGCTGCATTACCCTAACTACCACTCTGAAAGCCGCTGACTTCCAGGCCCCTCTTGCCGTCATCAAGGATTTCACGGAGCTTACCCCCGACAAGGTGGTGGAGCTGCTGGAGCAGTACCCCGCAACGCCCAAGCCCAGCAAGGAACTGGCCAAGCGGCAGTACATGCAGCTGTAA
- a CDS encoding inorganic diphosphatase, whose protein sequence is MAHFNPWHDVERGEDAPKVVNGIIEIPKGSKGKYELDKDSGLLKLDRVLFSAVHYPAAYGFIPKTYCDDKDPLDILVLCSVDIVPMCLVDAKVIGVMQMIDQDEEDDKIIAVAANDVSVNHYNDIADLPPHTLLEMQRFFEDYKALEHKQVSVERFMGREDAYRIIEDSIKLYEETFPKGNPQNEVDVREALS, encoded by the coding sequence ATGGCCCATTTTAACCCCTGGCACGACGTAGAGCGTGGCGAAGACGCTCCCAAAGTTGTAAACGGCATCATTGAAATTCCGAAAGGCTCGAAAGGCAAGTATGAGCTGGACAAAGACAGCGGCCTGCTCAAGCTGGACCGCGTGCTGTTCTCGGCCGTGCATTACCCGGCAGCCTACGGCTTCATCCCGAAAACTTACTGCGACGACAAGGATCCGCTGGATATTCTGGTGCTCTGCTCCGTGGATATCGTGCCGATGTGCCTGGTAGACGCCAAAGTAATTGGTGTGATGCAGATGATTGACCAGGATGAGGAAGACGATAAAATCATTGCCGTGGCTGCCAACGATGTGTCGGTGAACCACTACAACGACATTGCCGACCTACCCCCCCATACCCTGCTGGAAATGCAGCGCTTCTTCGAGGATTACAAAGCCCTGGAGCACAAGCAAGTAAGCGTGGAGCGGTTCATGGGCCGTGAGGATGCCTACCGCATTATCGAGGACAGCATTAAATTATATGAGGAAACCTTCCCGAAAGGCAACCCCCAGAACGAGGTAGACGTAAGAGAGGCCCTGAGCTAA
- a CDS encoding M28 family peptidase has product MKKTSFLAFLLAAGVATSAVAQQAPEKTKVKVKRKNKTEAPAATAETAPAQAAPAATADFARTYAESITQADLRQHLTVLASDAYEGRETGEKGQKMAAEYIANRFKELGLQGPVQGSDNPYLQHFTMVRSTWADGATLKVGGQTYKWLTDFYAAGSTGFAQETTIQPVFAGYGIEQDGYSDYAALGDVKGKDLLVLIGEPQNSKGTALLGKDGQGSKWGQDYRAKLQMATQKGARSVFFVDFNPNSNFEKMAARMTPYISRPSIAFKDAAPGQTRATAFFVSPAVGYKMLGATAPAVTKYTTSVNTAGKPVAGPFKPAKISVKAAKKTEDFTTENVLGYLEGTDKKDEIMVLSAHFDHIGIINGEVHNGADDDGSGTVTVLEMAEAFTKAKAEGRGPRRSVLFLTVTGEEKGLLGSEYYTDHPIFPLEKTMVDLNTDMVGRTDKDHEGKGDYVYVIGSDKLSSQLHQVLLDQNQKYSQMDLDFRFNDPEDPNRFYYRSDHYNFAKHRIPVAFFFNGVHDDYHGPGDEVDKIEFPQMEKRARLVFYTAWDLANRDQRIIVDSNKK; this is encoded by the coding sequence ATGAAGAAAACCTCCTTTCTGGCCTTCTTGCTGGCAGCAGGCGTAGCTACCTCCGCGGTAGCTCAGCAGGCGCCCGAGAAAACCAAGGTCAAGGTAAAGCGCAAGAATAAAACCGAAGCGCCCGCCGCTACGGCCGAAACCGCGCCTGCCCAAGCGGCCCCGGCTGCTACCGCCGACTTTGCTCGTACCTACGCCGAGAGCATCACCCAGGCCGATTTGCGCCAGCACCTGACCGTGCTGGCTTCAGATGCCTACGAAGGCCGCGAAACCGGTGAGAAAGGCCAGAAAATGGCCGCCGAGTACATTGCCAACCGTTTCAAGGAGCTGGGCCTGCAGGGTCCGGTGCAGGGCTCCGACAACCCCTACCTGCAGCACTTCACTATGGTGCGCAGCACCTGGGCCGATGGCGCTACTCTCAAAGTGGGCGGTCAAACCTACAAGTGGCTGACCGATTTCTACGCGGCTGGCAGCACTGGTTTCGCGCAGGAAACGACCATTCAGCCAGTATTTGCCGGCTACGGCATCGAGCAAGATGGCTACTCCGATTACGCTGCCCTCGGCGACGTGAAAGGCAAAGACTTGCTAGTTCTGATTGGCGAGCCCCAGAACAGCAAAGGCACTGCCCTGCTGGGCAAGGACGGGCAGGGTAGCAAATGGGGCCAGGACTACCGGGCCAAGCTGCAGATGGCCACCCAGAAAGGTGCCCGCTCGGTCTTCTTCGTAGATTTTAACCCCAACAGCAACTTCGAGAAGATGGCGGCGCGCATGACGCCTTACATCAGCCGCCCCAGCATTGCCTTCAAGGATGCCGCGCCCGGCCAGACCCGCGCCACGGCATTTTTCGTGTCGCCGGCAGTAGGCTACAAGATGCTTGGCGCTACGGCTCCGGCCGTAACTAAGTACACTACTAGCGTAAATACGGCCGGCAAGCCGGTGGCAGGCCCATTCAAGCCAGCCAAGATTTCGGTAAAAGCCGCGAAGAAGACGGAAGACTTCACCACCGAAAACGTGCTGGGCTACCTGGAAGGTACCGACAAGAAGGACGAAATCATGGTTTTGTCGGCGCACTTTGACCACATCGGCATTATCAATGGCGAGGTGCACAACGGCGCTGACGATGACGGCTCGGGCACGGTAACGGTGCTGGAAATGGCCGAAGCCTTCACCAAGGCCAAGGCCGAAGGCCGCGGGCCGCGCCGTAGCGTGCTGTTTCTGACGGTAACAGGCGAGGAAAAGGGCCTGCTCGGCTCCGAATACTACACTGACCACCCCATCTTCCCGCTGGAAAAGACTATGGTCGACCTGAACACCGACATGGTGGGCCGCACCGACAAGGACCACGAGGGCAAGGGTGACTACGTGTACGTCATCGGCTCCGACAAGCTTAGCTCCCAGCTCCACCAGGTGCTACTGGATCAGAACCAGAAGTACAGCCAAATGGACTTAGACTTCCGCTTCAACGACCCCGAGGACCCGAACCGCTTCTACTACCGCTCCGACCACTATAACTTCGCCAAGCACCGTATTCCGGTGGCCTTCTTCTTCAACGGCGTGCACGATGACTACCACGGCCCGGGCGATGAAGTTGACAAAATTGAGTTTCCGCAAATGGAGAAGCGCGCCCGCCTGGTGTTCTACACCGCCTGGGACCTGGCTAACCGCGACCAGCGCATCATCGTCGACTCAAATAAGAAGTAG
- the pafA gene encoding alkaline phosphatase PafA, with amino-acid sequence MKKKSLSLLLAATLAVPALAQKQGKPLDRPKLVVGIVVDQMRYDYLYRYWSKYGRGGFRRLLGEGFSYENAHYNYVPTYTGPGHASIYTGTTPSVHGIIGNNWLVREEGRGTYVTEDKTVQAVGGSAAAGQQSPRHMLTTTITDELRLATNFQSKVIGVCIKDRGSVLPAGHAANAAYWYDGGNGAFITSTFYTQQLPEWVAKFNAENRAAKYLDQAWTTLLPLAQYTESSPDDVAWEGAFKGEAKPVFPHDLPTLSAAPTTAVKGNMEAAGEKAPTATPRNLDLIRSTPFGNSLTLDFALEAMRAEQLGQRGQTDFLALSFSSTDYVGHQFGPNSIEAEDTYLRLDRDLERLFATLDKTVGKKQALVFLSADHGAAHSPNFLIDKKIPAGSVGPGLMRDSLQQQLVRLHGPGKWVLSYENQQVYLNRPLLREKNLDLYQMQREVAGIMLGYAGVTRALAAEDVQKSHWESGMLMYLENGYFPKRSGDVLVILEPGWLESYQYPVNKGTTHGSSGSYDTHVPVVFWGWHVKHGQSSAPAKITDIAPTLARWLHIQEPDGCTGQPLPEVLGF; translated from the coding sequence TTGAAGAAAAAGAGTCTGAGCCTATTGCTGGCCGCTACGCTGGCTGTGCCCGCCCTCGCGCAAAAACAAGGTAAACCCCTGGACCGCCCCAAGCTGGTGGTCGGGATTGTGGTTGACCAGATGCGTTACGACTACCTCTACCGCTACTGGAGCAAATACGGCCGCGGCGGGTTCCGCCGCCTGCTGGGGGAGGGCTTCAGCTACGAAAACGCCCACTACAACTACGTGCCTACCTACACCGGGCCCGGCCACGCCAGCATCTACACCGGCACTACCCCCTCGGTGCACGGCATCATTGGTAATAACTGGCTGGTGCGCGAGGAAGGCCGCGGCACCTATGTAACCGAGGATAAAACCGTGCAGGCGGTAGGCGGCTCGGCCGCGGCTGGGCAACAGTCGCCGCGCCACATGCTGACGACCACCATCACCGATGAGCTGCGCCTGGCTACCAACTTCCAGAGCAAGGTTATTGGCGTCTGCATCAAGGACCGGGGCTCCGTGCTGCCGGCCGGGCACGCGGCCAACGCGGCCTACTGGTACGATGGCGGCAACGGGGCGTTTATTACCAGCACCTTCTACACCCAGCAGCTACCGGAGTGGGTAGCCAAGTTCAACGCCGAGAACCGGGCCGCCAAGTACCTGGATCAGGCCTGGACCACGCTGCTGCCCCTTGCGCAGTACACCGAAAGTTCCCCCGACGACGTGGCCTGGGAGGGAGCCTTTAAGGGCGAAGCCAAGCCCGTATTCCCCCACGACCTACCGACGCTGAGCGCAGCGCCCACCACGGCGGTAAAAGGCAATATGGAAGCCGCCGGCGAGAAGGCGCCCACCGCTACCCCCCGTAACCTAGACCTGATTCGCTCCACACCGTTTGGCAACTCCCTGACCCTGGACTTTGCCCTGGAAGCCATGCGGGCCGAGCAGCTGGGTCAGCGCGGCCAAACCGACTTTCTGGCCCTGAGCTTTAGCAGCACCGACTACGTAGGCCACCAGTTCGGGCCCAACTCCATTGAGGCCGAAGACACCTACCTGCGCCTGGACCGGGACCTGGAGCGCCTGTTCGCCACCCTCGATAAAACGGTAGGGAAGAAGCAGGCCCTGGTATTCCTCAGCGCCGACCATGGAGCGGCCCACTCGCCTAATTTCTTGATTGACAAGAAAATACCGGCTGGCTCTGTGGGCCCAGGCCTGATGCGCGACTCCTTGCAGCAGCAGCTGGTGCGCCTGCACGGCCCCGGCAAGTGGGTGCTCAGCTACGAAAACCAGCAGGTATACCTGAACCGGCCGCTGCTACGCGAAAAAAACCTTGACCTCTACCAGATGCAGCGCGAGGTAGCCGGCATCATGCTGGGCTACGCCGGCGTTACGCGGGCCCTGGCCGCCGAGGATGTGCAGAAGTCGCACTGGGAAAGCGGGATGCTGATGTACCTGGAAAATGGCTACTTCCCCAAGCGCTCCGGCGACGTGCTGGTGATTCTGGAGCCGGGTTGGCTGGAGTCGTATCAGTACCCCGTTAACAAAGGCACCACCCACGGCTCCTCGGGTAGTTACGACACGCACGTGCCGGTAGTATTCTGGGGCTGGCACGTAAAGCACGGACAGTCATCGGCTCCGGCAAAGATTACCGATATTGCGCCCACATTGGCCCGCTGGCTCCATATTCAGGAGCCCGACGGGTGCACCGGGCAGCCGCTGCCCGAAGTACTGGGCTTTTAA
- the msrB gene encoding peptide-methionine (R)-S-oxide reductase MsrB: MQTWNDVIRLANHGSPAPEKRVEKTDAEWRAQLTPEQYHVTRQHGTERAFTGEYCEAHEAGLYACVCCGTPLYDSRTKFESGTGWPSFTQPVQENAIRYKKDTSYGMTRVEVLCNVCDAHQGHVFPDGPAPSGLRLCINSAAVKLISANEKVS; this comes from the coding sequence ATGCAAACCTGGAACGATGTAATCCGGCTCGCCAACCACGGCAGCCCTGCCCCCGAAAAACGAGTAGAAAAAACCGATGCTGAGTGGCGCGCCCAACTCACACCCGAGCAGTACCACGTAACCCGCCAGCACGGCACCGAGCGGGCCTTCACGGGCGAGTACTGCGAGGCCCACGAAGCCGGCCTGTACGCCTGCGTGTGCTGTGGCACCCCGCTCTATGATTCCCGTACCAAATTTGAGTCGGGTACGGGCTGGCCCAGCTTTACTCAGCCCGTGCAGGAAAACGCCATCCGCTACAAGAAGGACACTAGCTACGGCATGACGCGCGTAGAAGTACTCTGCAACGTCTGCGATGCTCACCAGGGCCACGTCTTCCCCGACGGCCCGGCCCCCAGCGGCTTGCGCCTGTGCATCAACTCGGCGGCCGTGAAACTGATTAGCGCAAACGAAAAAGTAAGCTAG